From a single Capsicum annuum cultivar UCD-10X-F1 chromosome 12, UCD10Xv1.1, whole genome shotgun sequence genomic region:
- the LOC107851014 gene encoding uncharacterized protein DDB_G0271670 encodes MDSGNNSASLQSSSTGGAVGVGGKVGGGDEESDSRAGSDSFSSAFHTQNSSSSSMFDPFANYFNPISRPNADPPPPAPSHNYTPPNSLFNLDTDWSKTLRSDLNNNPMLLPSSSDKPSYSNNSLSFSTGGASFLSSTPAERGAGGNVSIATTTTGTSADQPITQPVRNPKKRSRASRRAPTTVLTTDTTNFRAMVQEFTGIPAPPFTSSYFPPRSRFDLFAIAPNSSIRSAVGAGPGVGNNLLSISQPPNYLRRPFPQKIHPPPFLSPSSVSATSSSSSSSSLMLSCLAENIASTTTSGSNSNINYQLTSELGLLKQLPSGLANSATQSSNLFDSIQQNSILASLFQHSQKYAIVSKDQEHLQMPANSNSQLKIGSVLEEYSVNNASHGHILSGLPNLICPEQAATSSRNVDNSINAANFHGDKVQETVVSRGGEGMVESWICSSD; translated from the coding sequence ATGGATTCTGGAAACAACAGTGCAAGTCTGCAGTCATCAAGTACTGGTGGTGCTGTTGGTGTTGGTGGGAAAGTTGGTGGTGGTGATGAAGAGTCCGATTCACGTGCTGGTTCTGATTCTTTTTCTTCAGCTTTTCACACTCAAAACTCATCCTCTTCATCCATGTTTGACCCTTTTGCCAACTATTTCAACCCCATATCTCGCCCAAACGCAGACCCACCACCACCAGCTCCTTCACACAACTACACGCCCCCTAATTCACTTTTCAATCTCGATACTGATTGGTCCAAAACCCTAAGATCCGACCTCAACAACAACCCCATGTTATTACCATCATCATCTGATAAACCGTCTTATTCTAATAATTCTTTATCCTTTAGTACTGGTGGAGCTTCTTTCCTTTCATCAACACCAGCAGAACGCGGTGCTGGTGGGAACGTGAGTattgctactactactactgggACATCGGCGGATCAACCAATTACGCAACCCGTGCGTAATCCGAAGAAAAGATCGAGAGCGTCAAGAAGGGCACCAACTACTGTGTTGACAACAGATACCACTAATTTCAGAGCTATGGTTCAAGAATTTACTGGGATTCCTGCACCACctttcacttcttcctatttccccCCCAGAAGTAGATTTGATTTATTTGCTATTGCACCTAATTCCTCTATAAGATCCGCTGTTGGTGCTGGTCCTGGTGTTGGTAATAATCTGCTAAGCATTTCACAACCACCTAATTATCTACGAAGACCTTTCCCTCAGAAAATTCATCCACCACCCTTTCTTTCTCCTTCATCAGTTTCTGCTACTTCGTCTTCCTCCTCGTCCTCGTCGTTAATGTTGAGTTGTTTAGCTGAAAATATTGCTTCAACAACCACTAGTGGTTCTAATTCTAATATTAACTACCAACTGACTTCCGAATTAGGCCTGCTGAAGCAACTTCCTAGCGGACTCGCCAATTCTGCCACACAAAGCTCTAATCTTTTCGATTCAATTCAACAGAACTCAATCCTGGCATCACTTTTTCAACATTCTCAAAAATATGCAATTGTGTCCAAAGACCAAGAACATCTCCAAATGCCAGCGAATAGCAACTCTCAGCTGAAGATTGGTAGTGTTCTTGAAGAGTATAGTGTGAACAATGCTTCACATGGACATATTCTAAGTGGGCTTCCGAATCTGATTTGTCCGGAACAAGCAGCAACATCATCGAGGAACGTGGACAACAGTATTAATGCAGCTAATTTTCATGGCGATAAGGTGCAGGAAACAGTGGTAAGCAGAGGTGGTGAAGGTATGGTGGAATCATGGATTTGTTCTTCAGactag